A portion of the Eubacterium maltosivorans genome contains these proteins:
- a CDS encoding DUF2268 domain-containing protein: protein MKINAIYSGKIYEKMMNASAGKRDDLYRYEMMKPFEYKWACINVPIKAARKGGYDVVMASEMMGLFPPERVDHSQKEAVEWLKEESLWSASEAAIKKSLDCFVKAGIELPVQEYFFTLLLANPDNPYTQMSEGYCGDGGIPGYILGSLVPSETTVARMPAALAHECNHNVRFQFQKWRPDITLAEMMVSEGLAENFVAALYGEKAVGPWVTKTDASVLEEVIKPKIVEAFDVTGFDGITPWLYGDEIAEIQHFFPVGMPYCAGYACGYHMIRHYLKKTGVPIVEATLKPAAEIMAECSEFWGH from the coding sequence ATGAAAATCAATGCCATTTATTCTGGAAAAATTTATGAAAAGATGATGAACGCTTCTGCCGGAAAAAGAGATGACCTTTACCGTTATGAGATGATGAAGCCTTTTGAGTACAAGTGGGCATGTATCAATGTGCCGATTAAGGCTGCCCGGAAAGGCGGCTACGATGTGGTGATGGCCTCTGAAATGATGGGGCTTTTTCCACCAGAAAGGGTGGATCATTCACAGAAAGAAGCGGTGGAGTGGCTTAAAGAAGAAAGTCTTTGGTCTGCCAGTGAGGCAGCGATAAAGAAATCGCTGGATTGTTTTGTAAAGGCGGGTATCGAACTGCCGGTTCAGGAATACTTTTTTACCCTTCTTCTGGCCAATCCGGATAATCCATATACACAGATGAGTGAGGGGTACTGCGGGGATGGCGGCATTCCAGGCTATATTTTGGGCTCATTGGTGCCGAGTGAAACGACGGTCGCCAGGATGCCTGCGGCCCTGGCCCATGAGTGCAACCACAATGTGCGGTTTCAATTCCAGAAATGGCGGCCGGATATTACGCTGGCCGAAATGATGGTAAGTGAGGGACTGGCCGAAAATTTTGTCGCGGCTCTCTACGGCGAAAAAGCTGTTGGTCCATGGGTAACTAAAACAGATGCGTCAGTTTTGGAAGAGGTTATAAAACCAAAGATTGTTGAAGCTTTTGATGTAACCGGCTTTGACGGTATTACACCCTGGCTTTACGGTGACGAGATAGCAGAGATACAGCATTTCTTTCCGGTGGGGATGCCCTATTGCGCGGGGTATGCCTGCGGTTATCATATGATCCGCCATTATCTCAAAAAAACGGGCGTCCCTATTGTAGAAGCAACCCTGAAGCCAGCCGCTGAGATTATGGCAGAGTGTTCAGAATTTTGGGGGCATTGA
- a CDS encoding YcxB family protein yields MKTLFENTTIYSKKIYLEAQGKWYQKNALKKRWFYLLMAAFCFVCAYYYLSRASWPAGVIFIVMGILLVLVYFQGYRFSAERAYNEQKDIFPASGFKWIITKDKMVWKTDEAERPVFYKQIEKIYETGHAFVIVVGGKMHILDKDGFTAGSAADFKSFLMKKCPQAFK; encoded by the coding sequence ATGAAAACTTTATTTGAAAACACAACCATTTACAGCAAAAAAATTTATCTTGAGGCACAGGGAAAATGGTATCAGAAAAACGCTCTGAAAAAACGCTGGTTCTATTTACTCATGGCTGCTTTTTGTTTTGTTTGCGCCTACTATTATCTGTCGAGAGCGTCCTGGCCGGCAGGCGTGATATTTATAGTGATGGGAATACTGCTGGTGCTTGTCTATTTTCAGGGATACCGCTTTTCGGCAGAGAGAGCCTACAATGAGCAAAAAGATATTTTTCCGGCCAGTGGCTTTAAATGGATTATTACCAAGGATAAGATGGTTTGGAAAACGGATGAGGCAGAACGGCCTGTTTTTTACAAACAGATTGAAAAAATCTATGAAACAGGGCATGCTTTTGTGATCGTGGTTGGCGGAAAAATGCATATTCTTGATAAGGATGGCTTTACGGCCGGCAGTGCCGCTGATTTCAAAAGCTTTTTAATGAAAAAATGTCCTCAGGCTTTTAAATAA
- a CDS encoding transglutaminase-like domain-containing protein — MKLIPKSKNLEDYLKESPYVDYSDHTVVDKSESLYRLSENKLDYTERAFLFVRDAIDHSWDIQSHRVIRTASEVLKAGEGICYAKAMLLAALLRRKGIPAGFCYQRLTIGDTPDTGYCIHCLNGVYLETEKLWIRIDARGNTLGKNAQFNKAHPEREHLAFPVRPEYDERDYPEIYVSSVPATIKALVRNQDALDMILHGLPESL, encoded by the coding sequence ATGAAACTCATACCGAAAAGCAAAAATTTGGAAGATTATTTAAAGGAGAGCCCATATGTTGATTACAGTGACCATACCGTTGTGGATAAGTCAGAAAGCCTGTATAGGCTTTCTGAAAACAAACTGGATTATACAGAACGGGCGTTTCTTTTTGTGCGGGATGCCATCGATCATTCCTGGGATATACAGAGCCACAGGGTAATACGAACGGCTTCTGAGGTGCTAAAGGCCGGCGAGGGTATCTGTTATGCTAAAGCTATGTTGCTGGCGGCCCTGCTGAGACGAAAAGGGATACCGGCAGGCTTTTGTTATCAGCGCCTGACCATTGGGGATACACCGGATACAGGTTATTGTATACACTGTCTGAACGGTGTTTACCTGGAAACTGAAAAGCTGTGGATACGTATTGACGCACGGGGAAATACCCTTGGAAAGAACGCTCAGTTTAATAAAGCGCATCCAGAACGAGAGCATCTGGCTTTTCCGGTCCGTCCAGAGTATGACGAGAGGGACTATCCGGAAATTTATGTAAGCTCGGTGCCTGCTACAATAAAGGCTCTGGTAAGAAATCAGGACGCTCTCGATATGATTTTACATGGCCTGCCAGAATCTTTATAA
- a CDS encoding response regulator transcription factor: MTDEPSKILIVEDDRALNQGLVLSLKNDSYTTLSAFSIKEAREKLTDNTFDLIVLDVNLPDGNGLELCQEIRRRSAVPIIFLTANDMEMDVVIGLESGGDDYITKPFSLAILRARIAALLRRSQKERQNCIKIDAFTFDFDQMVFFKGEDELTLSKTEQKLLKLLLANRGSTVTRELLLEKVWGDSMDFVDENALSVTIRRLRSKLEDNSSKPVYIQTVYGLGYTWAVK, translated from the coding sequence ATGACTGACGAACCATCAAAAATACTCATCGTTGAGGATGATCGCGCCCTGAACCAGGGGCTTGTACTGTCCTTAAAAAACGATTCTTATACCACACTTTCCGCCTTTTCCATTAAGGAGGCCAGAGAAAAACTGACAGACAATACCTTTGACCTGATCGTTCTGGATGTAAATCTGCCTGACGGCAATGGGCTGGAGCTGTGCCAGGAGATACGGCGCCGTTCCGCTGTTCCCATTATTTTTCTGACCGCCAACGATATGGAAATGGACGTGGTCATCGGCCTTGAAAGCGGCGGAGACGACTATATCACGAAGCCCTTCAGCCTGGCGATTCTGCGTGCCCGCATCGCCGCGCTGCTTCGCCGAAGCCAGAAGGAACGGCAAAACTGCATAAAAATCGACGCCTTTACTTTTGATTTTGACCAAATGGTTTTTTTTAAAGGCGAAGATGAGCTGACGCTCAGCAAAACGGAGCAGAAGCTGTTAAAGCTGCTGCTGGCAAACCGCGGCAGCACAGTCACCAGAGAGCTGCTGCTGGAAAAGGTCTGGGGAGACAGCATGGACTTTGTGGATGAAAACGCCCTCTCTGTGACCATACGCCGTCTGCGCAGCAAGCTCGAGGACAATTCCTCAAAGCCTGTGTATATTCAGACAGTCTATGGCCTGGGGTATACCTGGGCGGTGAAGTAA
- a CDS encoding MATE family efflux transporter, which translates to MKKGRNVLLEPYSALAAALTMISLCLYRPILYMMRVPPEAMRYACEYMSIMSIGVFFVFGYNAVCAIVRGLGDAKSPLLFVAAASVINIILDALLVGSFKLATQGAVSATVIAQGSAFIIAVIYLRKRDFVFDFKPRHFRISSEMLIPILKIGLPSALQLAVVNLLYLMVTSMLNVYGVANATAAGIGLKINTFLAMPCWAIGTGVTTMVGQNMGAQKPDRVRKILKNGLQLNLIIVMLGTLFIQCTAP; encoded by the coding sequence ATGAAGAAGGGCAGAAACGTGCTATTGGAACCTTATTCAGCTTTGGCGGCGGCCCTTACGATGATCAGCCTCTGCCTGTACCGCCCGATTTTATACATGATGCGGGTTCCGCCAGAAGCGATGCGTTACGCCTGCGAATATATGAGCATTATGAGCATTGGGGTATTCTTTGTTTTTGGGTACAATGCAGTTTGTGCAATAGTCCGGGGATTGGGCGATGCCAAAAGTCCGTTACTGTTTGTAGCGGCTGCCAGTGTAATCAATATTATTCTGGATGCTTTACTTGTAGGTAGTTTTAAGCTGGCGACACAGGGCGCTGTGTCGGCGACAGTTATAGCCCAGGGAAGTGCATTTATCATTGCGGTCATTTATCTCAGAAAACGTGATTTTGTTTTTGATTTCAAGCCCAGGCATTTCAGGATATCCTCTGAGATGTTGATCCCTATTTTAAAAATAGGACTGCCATCAGCACTTCAGCTAGCGGTTGTAAATCTTTTATACCTTATGGTGACCTCAATGCTTAATGTTTATGGTGTTGCCAATGCGACTGCTGCAGGAATTGGTTTGAAAATCAATACTTTTTTAGCTATGCCATGCTGGGCCATTGGAACGGGGGTAACCACTATGGTCGGGCAAAATATGGGGGCACAGAAGCCGGACAGGGTCAGAAAGATATTAAAAAACGGGCTTCAATTAAATTTGATCATTGTAATGCTGGGAACACTTTTTATTCAGTGTACGGCGCCTTAA
- a CDS encoding ABC transporter permease: MLKLVRCEFLKLKRKKFVIFIVLAACIMPIPLTAIVLKTGIGQSADNVMPPAEMYDGLFGMIVGFGNFISMPCIIGIVAAMLFYMERDNDTLKNLRTIPLSSNQIIAAKIITLFILGIFYSVALMASSMVGGLIGGGINGVGYKLWISIMTGILLTAGTLPVVIAIVFFNRSYIFSILLSLIYAVGGFGVASTSFTSGNFTNPLLTILPVPLIWRWQVLAIQGDAAAAAVKETAVSLPLAAGVVGLIAVLSIVGILFIYGKRES, translated from the coding sequence TTGCTTAAGCTTGTGCGCTGTGAGTTCTTAAAGCTGAAACGCAAAAAATTTGTGATTTTTATCGTTTTGGCGGCCTGTATCATGCCTATTCCGCTTACGGCCATTGTCCTGAAAACCGGCATCGGGCAGAGCGCGGACAATGTGATGCCGCCCGCGGAAATGTACGACGGCCTGTTTGGTATGATTGTGGGCTTTGGAAATTTTATCTCCATGCCCTGCATTATCGGGATCGTGGCAGCCATGCTGTTTTACATGGAAAGGGATAACGACACGCTAAAAAATCTGCGAACTATTCCCTTAAGCAGTAATCAGATTATCGCGGCCAAGATCATTACATTGTTCATATTAGGCATTTTTTATTCCGTTGCGCTCATGGCCTCATCCATGGTGGGCGGACTGATCGGCGGCGGTATCAATGGGGTGGGCTATAAGCTGTGGATCAGCATTATGACAGGTATTCTCCTGACCGCCGGAACCCTGCCGGTGGTCATTGCCATTGTCTTTTTCAATCGGAGCTATATTTTTTCGATTCTTCTGTCCCTGATTTATGCGGTAGGGGGCTTTGGTGTCGCGAGTACCAGCTTTACAAGCGGCAACTTCACCAATCCGCTGCTCACCATTCTGCCTGTCCCGCTCATCTGGCGCTGGCAGGTGCTGGCCATCCAGGGCGACGCGGCCGCGGCGGCGGTCAAAGAAACGGCGGTTTCCCTGCCTTTGGCGGCCGGGGTTGTCGGTCTGATCGCGGTGCTGTCCATCGTGGGTATTCTGTTTATCTACGGAAAACGTGAAAGCTGA
- a CDS encoding MATE family efflux transporter, translating to MKLNNLTSGNITRQLVGFSFLLFLANPLQSVYEMVDMVFVGQFTGSAALAAISSSAMICFVLNAVCMGVTMGGKCGCGSV from the coding sequence ATGAAATTAAATAATTTAACAAGTGGAAATATTACAAGACAGTTGGTGGGGTTCAGCTTTCTTCTATTTCTGGCAAACCCGCTGCAGTCTGTCTATGAAATGGTTGATATGGTTTTTGTTGGCCAGTTCACCGGCAGCGCGGCCTTAGCGGCGATCAGCAGCTCTGCCATGATCTGTTTTGTTTTAAATGCGGTTTGTATGGGAGTGACCATGGGGGGGAAGTGTGGTTGCGGCTCAGTTTAA
- a CDS encoding ABC transporter ATP-binding protein — MKEKYVIATKNLTKVYGDQVSVSSLDLHVRRGKIYGLLGRNGAGKTTTMRMLLGLTEPTQGTIRIFGKDPLKDGKALYPRIGSLIESPGFYPNLTGTENLSVFATLRGIPRKDAVKESLELVGLPYKDKKLFSKYSLGMKQRLAIALAVMHDPELLILDEPINGLDPIGIAEIRDLLKAFAKKGKTILVSSHILSEIELLADDVGIINNGVLLEEERMSVLRDKNQMYIRFVLSDTAKAARILEKVFKTNDFSIDDGHTLRLFDTSLRVGTLTKCFVENELVVDDAHTCEDTLEDYFKKVTGGVGIA; from the coding sequence ATGAAGGAAAAATATGTTATCGCTACAAAAAATCTGACAAAGGTTTATGGCGATCAGGTCAGCGTTTCGTCTCTTGATCTGCATGTGCGCAGGGGAAAGATATATGGCCTGCTGGGCCGCAACGGCGCAGGAAAAACCACCACCATGCGAATGCTCCTGGGATTAACTGAGCCCACTCAGGGCACTATCCGTATTTTTGGGAAAGACCCGCTTAAGGACGGTAAGGCCCTGTACCCGAGAATTGGAAGCCTGATCGAGTCGCCGGGCTTTTATCCCAACCTGACGGGAACAGAGAATTTGAGTGTTTTTGCCACGCTTCGTGGCATTCCGAGGAAGGATGCAGTCAAAGAATCCCTTGAGCTTGTGGGGCTTCCATACAAGGATAAAAAGCTTTTTTCCAAGTATTCGCTGGGTATGAAACAGCGCCTGGCCATTGCCCTGGCTGTCATGCACGACCCCGAGCTTTTAATTCTGGATGAGCCCATCAATGGCCTGGACCCCATCGGCATCGCAGAGATCCGTGATCTGCTCAAAGCCTTTGCGAAAAAGGGAAAAACCATTCTGGTATCCAGCCACATTCTTTCAGAAATTGAGCTTTTGGCCGATGATGTGGGCATTATTAATAACGGTGTGCTCTTGGAGGAGGAGCGTATGTCTGTGCTCAGGGATAAAAACCAGATGTATATTCGTTTTGTTTTATCCGATACGGCTAAAGCAGCGCGGATTCTGGAAAAGGTCTTTAAAACCAATGATTTCAGTATTGACGACGGACACACGCTGCGGCTCTTTGACACCAGCCTGCGGGTCGGTACGCTGACCAAGTGCTTTGTGGAGAATGAGCTGGTGGTAGACGACGCCCACACCTGTGAGGATACCCTGGAGGATTATTTCAAAAAGGTTACGGGGGGTGTCGGCATTGCTTAA
- a CDS encoding sensor histidine kinase, whose protein sequence is MEGLEILLSALLFLAGSAVLVLAGKLYQARKSVRDMNEALEDIRNGNLNRRMLAVPDNIVAPFFYKINAIMEGYRDTIAELNERDQANRQMMTSLSHDVRTPLTTLIGYLDAVHSHLVEGGEREEYIETAREKAHSLQMYVDDLFEWFKLNSNERVLEIAPVNVTEMTQTVLSDWLPVFEQNEMNYAFFIPEKRMTVSLDTAAYRRILNNLIQNAVSHSGASAISVGVEEKKDSVEIWVKDNGRGIPAEELDHIFDRLYKCDPARMGKGSGLGLSIVEQLVRLQNGGIRVMSEVGKGTRFLLDFKLV, encoded by the coding sequence ATGGAAGGATTGGAAATACTGCTGTCAGCGCTTTTGTTCCTTGCCGGCAGCGCGGTTCTTGTTTTGGCAGGGAAACTCTATCAGGCACGCAAAAGCGTCCGGGATATGAATGAGGCACTTGAAGATATCCGAAACGGCAATCTGAACCGCCGTATGCTGGCAGTGCCGGATAATATTGTGGCGCCTTTTTTTTATAAAATCAACGCTATTATGGAGGGGTATCGCGATACAATCGCGGAGCTCAATGAGCGCGATCAGGCCAACCGGCAGATGATGACCAGCCTTTCCCACGACGTCCGGACGCCGCTCACCACACTGATCGGCTATCTGGACGCTGTCCACAGCCATCTGGTTGAGGGAGGGGAGCGGGAAGAATACATCGAAACAGCCCGCGAGAAGGCCCACAGCCTCCAGATGTATGTGGATGATCTTTTTGAATGGTTTAAGCTGAATTCCAACGAGCGGGTGCTGGAAATCGCTCCGGTGAATGTGACGGAAATGACCCAGACCGTTCTGAGTGACTGGCTTCCGGTTTTTGAGCAAAATGAAATGAATTATGCTTTTTTTATCCCGGAAAAACGCATGACTGTCTCTCTGGACACAGCGGCTTACAGAAGGATTTTAAATAATCTGATACAAAACGCAGTGAGCCACAGCGGCGCTTCTGCGATTTCTGTTGGTGTAGAGGAAAAGAAAGACAGTGTGGAGATATGGGTAAAGGATAATGGAAGGGGGATACCAGCGGAGGAGCTGGACCATATTTTTGATCGTCTTTATAAATGTGACCCTGCCAGAATGGGCAAGGGCAGCGGCCTTGGGCTCTCCATTGTGGAGCAGCTGGTCCGGCTGCAGAATGGCGGTATCCGTGTAATGAGCGAAGTGGGAAAGGGGACGCGTTTTCTCCTGGATTTTAAGCTGGTTTGA
- a CDS encoding SPL family radical SAM protein: METIPAKILVTKNKNTAWFGTEYSMNIYRGCCHGCIYCDSRSECYQNTDFDTVKKKKDALRLIARDLKSKKKKGVVSTGAMSDPYNTFERRECLTREALKLIDHYGFGVAIATKGSLVTRDIDLLSRIQSHSPVICKVTITAADDALSGIVEPGAPPSSKRFEAVRALSDAGIYTGILLMPVLPFIEDNTDNIQSIVEQGAKCGARFIYPGFGVTLRDVQRDYYFSQLDQHFPGLRQKYMRRYGNDYSCGASRAHELYTFLENVCGQAGLNFRMKDIIKDYKGRYQCEQLSFLR, encoded by the coding sequence ATGGAAACAATACCGGCCAAAATACTGGTCACCAAGAATAAAAATACCGCGTGGTTTGGAACAGAATACAGTATGAATATTTACAGGGGCTGCTGCCACGGCTGCATTTATTGTGATAGCCGCAGCGAATGCTACCAGAATACGGATTTTGACACAGTAAAGAAAAAGAAGGACGCCCTCAGGCTCATCGCCCGTGACCTTAAAAGTAAAAAGAAAAAAGGTGTGGTAAGTACGGGTGCCATGAGCGATCCCTACAATACCTTTGAGAGAAGGGAGTGCCTAACCAGGGAAGCGCTCAAGCTCATTGACCATTATGGCTTTGGCGTGGCCATCGCGACCAAGGGGAGCCTGGTCACACGGGATATTGATCTGCTGTCGCGTATACAGAGCCACTCCCCGGTTATCTGTAAGGTCACGATCACAGCGGCGGACGATGCGTTGAGCGGTATTGTCGAGCCTGGGGCCCCGCCAAGCAGCAAACGGTTTGAGGCAGTAAGGGCCCTCTCAGATGCAGGCATCTATACCGGTATTTTGCTGATGCCGGTTCTTCCCTTTATTGAGGACAACACAGACAATATCCAGTCGATTGTGGAGCAGGGGGCAAAGTGCGGCGCACGTTTCATTTATCCCGGTTTTGGTGTTACCCTTAGAGATGTCCAGAGAGATTATTATTTTAGTCAGCTGGACCAGCATTTTCCAGGACTCCGGCAAAAGTATATGCGGCGATACGGCAATGATTATAGCTGCGGAGCTTCCAGAGCACATGAACTTTACACGTTTTTAGAAAATGTCTGCGGTCAGGCGGGCCTCAATTTCAGGATGAAAGATATTATCAAAGATTACAAAGGCCGGTATCAATGTGAACAGCTGTCATTTCTGAGATGA
- a CDS encoding DNA-formamidopyrimidine glycosylase family protein has protein sequence MLELPESYTIAGQLDEIIRGKQIEQVVAGASPHKFAFFNGEPEACRELLLGMRVDKAISYGGYVEIEFGDKRLLLGDGVNIRYLEAKEKQPKKHQLLLTFEDETALVFSVAMYGAIWAYVEGENDNYYHQVAREKPSPLSGKFDREWFDAIVAAAKQNTSAKALLATEQRIPGLGNGCLQDILFNARVNPRTKLEYLTAEELRHLFGSVKSTLHQMTIKGGRDTEKDIFGMKGGYKSILSKNTYKVPCPVCGGAIVKETYLGGSIYYCPNCQPIKNS, from the coding sequence ATGCTGGAATTACCAGAAAGCTATACCATAGCTGGACAATTAGATGAGATCATTAGAGGGAAACAGATCGAACAGGTGGTTGCGGGAGCGTCGCCACATAAATTTGCTTTTTTCAATGGCGAGCCAGAGGCCTGCCGCGAGCTGCTTTTAGGAATGCGTGTAGACAAAGCCATATCGTATGGCGGCTATGTGGAAATTGAATTTGGAGATAAGCGTCTATTGCTGGGGGACGGTGTCAATATACGTTACCTAGAGGCAAAGGAAAAGCAGCCCAAGAAGCATCAACTCCTGCTGACCTTTGAGGATGAGACCGCCTTAGTATTTTCAGTAGCTATGTACGGCGCGATCTGGGCATATGTAGAAGGTGAAAATGATAATTATTACCATCAGGTTGCCAGAGAAAAGCCATCGCCCTTAAGTGGAAAATTTGATCGGGAATGGTTCGACGCTATTGTAGCTGCGGCTAAACAAAATACAAGTGCTAAGGCCCTTCTAGCGACGGAGCAGCGAATTCCAGGCCTGGGCAATGGCTGCCTGCAGGATATTCTTTTTAACGCTCGAGTCAACCCCAGAACAAAGCTGGAATATCTGACGGCGGAGGAACTTAGGCACCTGTTTGGCTCCGTTAAATCCACCTTACATCAGATGACTATAAAAGGAGGGCGGGATACCGAGAAGGATATTTTTGGTATGAAGGGCGGATATAAAAGTATATTATCTAAAAATACCTATAAAGTGCCCTGTCCGGTTTGCGGCGGCGCCATTGTTAAGGAAACCTATCTTGGCGGCAGCATTTATTACTGTCCAAATTGCCAGCCTATTAAAAATAGTTAA
- a CDS encoding ABC transporter permease, whose amino-acid sequence MLKLIKTELLKLKRYPIVWVAAAAMLCGPLLSWFTISMDTSGTYAFPDFSDNVIWTNFDAVNPLVFTLLAGYIISREWADDTLKNLLTIPVPFSKLLTAKLLVIAALVALSGIGSFLATVLFAGISELEGFTANLAVQSLVQMVVMNLCVYIAVLPIIVFTSKKPGGFVAGVGFAFFYGVCGGLVAGHGLGNVYPLTAGFALINYRIDPGAFSEGFAYNLPLCCTVLALTLVLSIVLVLRTDKYVQKNGHRQRDAAAAAGSKSKKR is encoded by the coding sequence ATGCTGAAATTGATTAAGACAGAATTACTGAAGCTCAAGCGCTACCCCATTGTCTGGGTGGCGGCAGCCGCCATGCTCTGCGGCCCGCTGCTTTCCTGGTTTACCATCTCCATGGATACCAGCGGAACCTATGCCTTTCCGGATTTCTCAGACAATGTTATCTGGACAAATTTTGACGCGGTCAATCCTCTGGTTTTTACGCTGTTGGCAGGTTATATCATCTCCAGAGAGTGGGCAGATGATACCCTTAAAAACCTACTGACCATACCCGTTCCCTTCAGTAAGCTGCTGACCGCTAAGCTTTTGGTTATCGCGGCTCTGGTGGCGCTGTCGGGAATCGGCAGCTTCCTGGCAACCGTACTGTTTGCCGGAATATCCGAGCTGGAAGGCTTTACGGCAAATCTGGCAGTGCAGTCGCTTGTGCAGATGGTGGTCATGAACCTGTGCGTGTATATTGCGGTACTGCCCATCATTGTTTTTACCAGTAAAAAGCCGGGCGGCTTTGTCGCGGGCGTGGGCTTTGCCTTCTTTTACGGGGTTTGCGGGGGTCTTGTGGCAGGCCACGGACTTGGAAATGTGTATCCGCTCACAGCGGGCTTTGCCCTTATCAATTACAGAATTGATCCAGGCGCCTTTTCAGAAGGCTTTGCCTATAACCTGCCCCTGTGCTGTACGGTGCTGGCGCTGACACTGGTTCTATCCATTGTGCTGGTGTTGAGAACTGATAAGTATGTGCAGAAAAACGGTCATCGGCAGAGGGATGCTGCTGCGGCAGCCGGTTCAAAAAGCAAAAAGAGATGA
- a CDS encoding class I SAM-dependent methyltransferase, with protein MDNNTINLNSEYSAGFQIELLDLDMDKLEDPILVVGSGATGNLVFFLNAQGHRACGIDPSAEDTDVTRASDFLHVDYGKDYWGSILSPLAFIKEMSAAMSAQDGSDLEWVKCYKSILTALKKGGSFIYAPSLPYIEDILPKEQFEITRSTIRENLSRTKITRK; from the coding sequence ATGGATAACAATACCATCAATTTAAACTCTGAATACTCCGCAGGCTTTCAGATTGAACTCCTGGATTTAGATATGGATAAGCTGGAAGACCCAATTTTAGTTGTGGGTTCCGGCGCTACAGGGAATCTCGTCTTCTTTTTAAACGCACAGGGCCACCGCGCCTGCGGCATTGACCCCAGCGCCGAGGATACAGATGTTACGCGCGCATCCGATTTTTTACACGTCGATTACGGTAAGGACTACTGGGGCAGTATTCTCTCCCCTCTTGCCTTTATTAAAGAAATGTCTGCGGCCATGTCCGCACAGGACGGCAGTGACCTGGAATGGGTAAAATGCTATAAATCTATTCTGACAGCACTTAAAAAGGGCGGCTCCTTTATTTACGCCCCTTCCCTCCCCTATATTGAGGATATTCTGCCAAAAGAGCAATTTGAAATAACCCGCAGCACCATTCGTGAAAATCTGTCCCGCACAAAGATCACCAGAAAATAA
- a CDS encoding response regulator transcription factor — translation MKNRIIIIDDDPKLCALLEKCVTCDGFEAACASDGHEGLEKLEEGSPVLVVLDVMMPGLDGFEVLRKIRETSAVPVLMLTARDDNIDKVYGLRLGADDYLTKPFDINEFSARVHSLVRRYTILNGSGEEIFGRLSFKNLEIDPDRRLVTVCGRGIELQAKEFDILYYLAKNKGRALTKKQIYEEVWKEEYLYDDSNIMAHISKIRRLIEPDSKKPTYIQTIKGVGYRFNAEV, via the coding sequence ATGAAAAATAGAATTATAATCATTGACGATGATCCTAAGCTGTGCGCCCTGCTCGAAAAATGTGTCACCTGCGATGGCTTTGAAGCGGCCTGCGCCAGTGACGGCCACGAAGGGCTTGAAAAGTTGGAGGAGGGCAGCCCGGTGCTCGTGGTGTTGGATGTAATGATGCCCGGTCTGGACGGCTTTGAGGTGCTCAGGAAAATCCGTGAAACCAGTGCGGTACCAGTATTGATGCTGACAGCCCGGGACGATAATATCGACAAGGTATACGGGCTCCGGCTCGGGGCGGATGATTATCTCACAAAGCCCTTTGATATTAATGAGTTCAGCGCCAGGGTTCATTCGCTGGTGAGGCGCTACACCATTCTCAACGGAAGCGGGGAGGAAATCTTTGGCAGGCTGAGCTTTAAAAATCTTGAAATCGACCCGGACAGGCGGCTGGTTACAGTTTGCGGCAGAGGGATTGAGCTTCAGGCAAAGGAGTTTGATATTTTGTATTATCTGGCCAAAAACAAAGGGCGCGCCCTGACAAAGAAGCAGATCTATGAGGAGGTCTGGAAGGAAGAATACCTGTATGATGACAGCAATATCATGGCGCATATCAGCAAAATACGCAGACTTATTGAGCCGGATTCCAAAAAACCGACCTATATTCAGACCATCAAGGGTGTAGGTTACCGTTTTAACGCGGAGGTGTGA